One part of the Cyclobacteriaceae bacterium genome encodes these proteins:
- a CDS encoding pyruvate dehydrogenase complex dihydrolipoamide acetyltransferase gives MAEIVRMPKMSDTMSEGVIAKWHKKVGDTVKSGELMAEIETDKATMDYESFNEGTILYVGAKEGEAVKVNDILAIVGKKGEDYKALLESAGQVADSGGSKAEEPTAEANTAQAVAIDTSGIKAEIVLMPKMSDTMTEGVIAAWHKKVGDAVKSGELLAEIETDKATMDFESYHTGTLLYVGADAGKPVAINGVLAIIGEKGADWQTLLKAYGAKSSGSPKAPSASSTTPSNALAKPSTPVAVPQQAQTGNGRVKASPLAKKLAKEKGLDLRTITGTGDYGRITKRDVENFKGSGTKGSTFVLPTIVAEESFEEIPVSQMRKTIARRLAESKFTAPHFYLTMEINMDKAIDVRKSINEISPVKVSFNDIVLKAAAMAIRLNPDVNVSWLGEKIRKNKHVHIGVAVAVKDGLVVPVVRFADNKTFSHIAAEVKELAQKAHDKKLQPSDWEGSTFTISNLGMFGIDQFTAIINPPDACILAVGGIKETAVVKNGQLVPGNVMKVTLSCDHRAVDGAVGAAFLKTLKDLLEDPIKIMAQHI, from the coding sequence ATGGCTGAGATTGTACGAATGCCCAAAATGAGTGATACCATGTCGGAAGGCGTCATTGCCAAGTGGCATAAAAAAGTGGGCGACACCGTGAAGTCGGGGGAACTGATGGCCGAAATTGAAACCGACAAGGCCACCATGGACTACGAATCCTTTAACGAGGGGACTATTTTATATGTTGGGGCGAAAGAAGGTGAAGCGGTAAAGGTTAACGATATACTGGCCATTGTAGGGAAGAAAGGCGAAGATTATAAGGCATTGTTGGAAAGCGCAGGCCAGGTTGCCGATAGCGGAGGCAGCAAAGCCGAAGAACCTACAGCAGAGGCCAACACCGCGCAGGCTGTTGCTATTGATACATCAGGGATAAAAGCCGAAATCGTGCTCATGCCCAAAATGAGTGATACGATGACGGAGGGTGTTATTGCTGCCTGGCATAAAAAAGTTGGTGATGCGGTAAAATCAGGCGAATTGCTCGCAGAAATTGAAACAGATAAGGCCACCATGGATTTTGAGTCGTACCACACCGGCACACTTCTTTATGTAGGTGCCGATGCGGGTAAACCCGTTGCCATCAATGGTGTGCTGGCCATCATCGGTGAGAAGGGTGCTGATTGGCAAACTTTACTAAAGGCCTATGGGGCTAAATCATCGGGCTCACCAAAAGCACCTTCAGCATCATCAACGACACCATCGAATGCCCTGGCAAAACCATCTACCCCAGTTGCTGTGCCCCAACAGGCTCAAACCGGAAACGGAAGGGTTAAAGCATCTCCGTTAGCCAAAAAACTGGCGAAAGAAAAAGGTTTGGATTTGCGAACCATTACCGGCACCGGGGATTATGGAAGAATAACGAAGCGCGATGTAGAAAACTTTAAAGGCTCGGGCACTAAAGGTTCAACCTTCGTTTTACCCACCATTGTTGCAGAAGAAAGCTTCGAAGAAATACCGGTTTCGCAAATGCGCAAAACCATAGCACGCAGGTTGGCAGAAAGCAAGTTTACGGCACCTCACTTTTACCTGACCATGGAAATCAACATGGATAAGGCTATTGATGTTCGTAAGAGCATCAATGAAATCAGTCCGGTAAAAGTATCGTTCAATGATATTGTGTTGAAAGCTGCTGCCATGGCCATACGCCTTAACCCGGATGTGAATGTTTCCTGGTTGGGTGAAAAAATCCGTAAGAATAAGCACGTGCATATTGGTGTAGCAGTTGCCGTTAAAGATGGCTTGGTTGTGCCGGTGGTTCGCTTTGCCGACAATAAAACATTTTCGCACATCGCAGCCGAGGTAAAAGAACTCGCCCAAAAGGCACACGATAAAAAACTGCAACCAAGCGATTGGGAAGGAAGCACGTTCACCATCTCCAACCTGGGCATGTTTGGCATCGATCAGTTTACCGCCATCATCAACCCGCCCGATGCTTGTATACTTGCTGTGGGTGGAATAAAGGAAACTGCTGTTGTTAAAAACGGCCAGCTCGTGCCCGGCAATGTAATGAAGGTTACCCTATCATGCGACCACCGTGCGGTTGACGGTGCCGTGGGGGCAGCATTTTTGAAAACCTTAAAAGATTTACTGGAGGATCCTATTAAAATAATGGCCCAGCATATATAA
- a CDS encoding Arc family DNA binding domain-containing protein codes for MAQKKPFALRLDPEVLKAVEKWAADEFRSSNGQLEWIITKALKEAGRLKQK; via the coding sequence ATGGCGCAGAAAAAACCATTTGCTTTACGCCTCGATCCGGAAGTACTGAAAGCCGTTGAAAAATGGGCAGCCGATGAATTTCGAAGTTCAAATGGGCAATTGGAGTGGATTATTACAAAGGCCTTGAAAGAAGCAGGGCGCCTGAAACAAAAATAA
- the hslV gene encoding ATP-dependent protease subunit HslV produces MKVKSTTVLAIKHNGHVSIGADGQATMNNYVAKGNVKKIRKLHDGKVVTGFAGSTADAFTLLDRFEEKLNAYGGNLKRAAIELAKDWRMDRYLRRLEAMMIACNKDEILILSGTGDVLEPENEVAAIGSGAMYAQAAALALKKHAPHLSAEEIVRESLNIAADICIYTNHNLVIEKL; encoded by the coding sequence ATGAAAGTAAAATCAACAACCGTACTGGCCATTAAGCACAATGGTCATGTTTCTATTGGTGCCGATGGGCAAGCCACCATGAACAATTATGTGGCTAAAGGAAATGTGAAGAAAATCCGAAAACTCCATGATGGCAAAGTGGTTACTGGGTTTGCAGGCTCAACAGCCGATGCCTTTACCTTACTCGACCGCTTTGAGGAAAAACTTAACGCCTACGGAGGTAATTTAAAACGTGCCGCTATAGAATTAGCGAAAGACTGGCGCATGGATCGGTACTTGCGCAGGCTTGAGGCCATGATGATAGCCTGTAACAAGGATGAGATATTGATCCTGTCAGGCACAGGCGATGTACTTGAACCGGAAAACGAGGTAGCCGCCATCGGTTCGGGCGCCATGTATGCACAGGCTGCAGCCCTGGCGTTGAAAAAACATGCGCCACATCTATCGGCAGAGGAAATCGTACGGGAGAGCCTGAATATTGCAGCCGATATCTGCATTTACACCAATCACAACCTTGTCATCGAGAAGCTTTAG
- a CDS encoding SPFH domain-containing protein, with translation MNNEKEYTPLSGYIMLLTVLILLAMGTWGLIAMRNPVFIWPLAIALLLMPGFFFITPNASMVLVLFGDYKGTVKRNGFYWVNPFFSKKGISLRARNFDSEKIKVNDKVGNPIQIGVILVWQVRDTFKAAFEVDNYENFVKIQSDSAVRKLAGMYAYDNFEEDTEVTLRSGHDEVNHTLEENLRNRLEIAGIHVIEARIGYLAYAPEIASAMLRRQQAAAVVSARYKIVEGAVSMVQMALDHLSKEQIITLDEERKAAMVSNLMVVLCADKDVSPVVNTGTLHN, from the coding sequence ATGAACAACGAAAAAGAGTACACCCCGCTTTCCGGTTACATTATGCTGTTAACCGTGCTGATTCTGCTGGCCATGGGTACCTGGGGCCTTATTGCTATGCGTAACCCTGTCTTTATCTGGCCTTTAGCCATTGCCCTGCTGCTTATGCCTGGTTTCTTTTTCATCACGCCAAACGCCTCTATGGTATTGGTACTGTTTGGTGATTACAAGGGTACCGTGAAGCGCAACGGCTTTTACTGGGTTAACCCTTTCTTCAGTAAGAAGGGAATCTCCCTTCGCGCACGCAACTTTGATAGTGAAAAAATTAAGGTAAACGATAAGGTTGGTAACCCTATTCAAATCGGAGTTATTCTGGTGTGGCAGGTACGCGACACCTTCAAAGCTGCCTTTGAGGTTGATAATTATGAAAACTTTGTAAAAATCCAGAGCGATTCGGCCGTGCGCAAACTTGCCGGCATGTATGCGTATGACAACTTTGAGGAAGACACGGAAGTAACCCTTCGCTCAGGCCACGATGAGGTAAACCATACACTGGAAGAAAACCTGCGTAACCGGTTAGAGATTGCCGGCATCCATGTGATTGAAGCCCGGATCGGCTACCTGGCCTATGCTCCTGAAATTGCCAGCGCCATGCTGCGCAGGCAACAGGCTGCGGCTGTAGTTTCCGCCCGATATAAGATTGTTGAAGGTGCCGTAAGCATGGTACAAATGGCCCTGGACCATCTTTCCAAAGAACAGATCATTACCCTTGACGAAGAACGCAAAGCTGCCATGGTAAGCAACCTGATGGTAGTGCTTTGTGCCGATAAGGATGTGAGCCCGGTAGTAAACACAGGAACACTACACAATTAA
- a CDS encoding aspartate aminotransferase family protein, with the protein MDFSAEIFLNNLAQTTQQPYGISIERAEGVYLYAPDGKRYTDLISGIAVSNIGHRHPRVIQAIKNQLDKHMHVMVYGEFIQATPNQLAAKLASLLPPSLNCCYFVNSGTEANEGALKLAKRFTGRTEIVSCKKSYHGSTHGSLSVSGNEVKKSAFRPLLPDVRFIEFNNTDDLVHITKRTACVIMETIQGDAGVRIPSKNYLQAVRKRCDETGALLILDEIQCGMGRTGTLFAFEQFNIVPDILTLAKAFGGGLPIGTFIADKKIMECLTSDPPLGHITTFGGNPVCCASARATLEVIENEKLLSTVEEKGRLIEQLLQHPAIKEIRRAGLMFAIDFNTAEQVNRIVEFAKEEGVICYWFLSHPNSFRIAPPLTITHDQIREACMAIIRAIDKSL; encoded by the coding sequence ATGGATTTCAGTGCAGAGATTTTTTTGAACAACCTGGCGCAAACCACCCAACAACCGTACGGAATTTCCATTGAGCGGGCCGAGGGCGTTTATCTGTATGCCCCTGACGGAAAACGCTATACCGATCTGATTTCCGGAATTGCCGTAAGCAATATCGGGCACCGGCACCCCAGGGTAATTCAAGCCATCAAAAACCAACTGGACAAACACATGCATGTGATGGTATACGGAGAGTTTATACAAGCTACACCTAACCAATTAGCCGCTAAATTAGCCAGCCTGCTTCCCCCATCACTAAATTGTTGTTACTTCGTTAATTCCGGCACAGAAGCCAATGAAGGTGCCCTGAAACTTGCCAAACGTTTTACCGGAAGAACAGAAATTGTTTCATGTAAAAAATCGTACCATGGAAGTACGCATGGATCGTTAAGCGTCTCGGGCAATGAAGTGAAAAAATCTGCTTTTCGTCCGCTCCTACCCGATGTTCGCTTTATTGAATTCAACAACACTGATGATTTGGTTCATATAACTAAACGAACAGCGTGTGTCATTATGGAAACCATACAAGGGGATGCCGGGGTGCGTATTCCTTCAAAAAATTATTTGCAAGCCGTTCGGAAACGTTGCGATGAAACTGGTGCATTATTAATCTTGGATGAAATCCAATGCGGCATGGGGCGCACCGGAACGTTATTCGCCTTTGAGCAGTTTAACATCGTTCCTGATATACTAACACTGGCAAAAGCTTTTGGAGGTGGGCTTCCTATTGGCACTTTTATAGCCGATAAAAAAATAATGGAATGCCTTACATCCGATCCTCCGCTGGGCCATATCACAACCTTTGGCGGAAACCCGGTTTGCTGTGCATCGGCACGGGCAACACTTGAAGTGATTGAAAATGAAAAACTATTGTCAACGGTTGAAGAAAAAGGCAGGCTAATCGAGCAATTGCTTCAACATCCTGCCATTAAAGAAATCAGGAGGGCCGGACTAATGTTTGCGATTGATTTTAATACTGCCGAACAGGTGAACCGCATTGTTGAATTTGCCAAAGAAGAAGGTGTGATCTGCTATTGGTTTTTATCACATCCCAATAGCTTCAGGATCGCGCCTCCCTTAACCATTACCCATGATCAGATCAGGGAAGCCTGTATGGCAATTATAAGGGCGATTGATAAATCTTTGTAG